The genomic window CACATCTTTCAAATCATTCAAAGGTTGTTGGCACGTAAAGTTTTCACAAATATAAACAGTTAAATCAGAATCGGTAGCTGCATAGCCTCTCTCATAAATTTTTTCCAATTCTTCTTGATTATTTGAAGTTAACGGAGCGAGTTCCGGAGTATAAGCTTTCTGAATGATACCAGCTAATTCACTGCGCTTTTCCGGTGTGCCGACGATAACCACTTCACGCATCGGAAACTCTTTCAAGAGCAAGCTTTGCAACAAAAATGTATGGCCTGGTCCATAAGATTCCACGTCATGTTTGAAGAAACGATGCATCTCATCCACTATATCAAACCATTTCGTCTCACCCGTAAAATGGCCAAGCCGAAGAAGGCTGACAGCCGCTGCACTGTTCCCGGACGGCAGAGCCCCGTCATACACTTGTTTTTCGCGGACGATTAATACTTCCCCGTCGCTTCTTGTAAAATAAAAACCGCCATCCAGTTCATCCCAAAAATGCTTTTTCATCTTTTCGGCAGTATTTCTGGCTTTGTCCAAATATTCCATTGAGAAAGTTGCTTCATACAACTCCAATAACGCCCATAAAAGAAATGCCCAGTCATCGAGATAAGCGTTGAACTTCGATTCGCCGTCACGGTATCTGGCCATAAGCTCCCCATTCACCACTAACTTTTCTTCAATAAACCGCAATGCTTTTTCTGCCTTTTCAACATAATCTTTATTTTGAAATGCCTGGCCTGCTTTTGCCAGTCCGGCAATCATCAACGCATTCCATGAGGTCAAAATTTTATCATCAAGATGTGGATAGACCCGCTCTTGTCGTTTTTCAAAAAGCTTTTGACGGGATTCTTCGAGCTTCGCCTTGCCTTCTGCGAGTTTCAACCCGGCTTCAGCAAAGGTTTTCACTATGTTCGTATGAATGAGGTTCGGAATATTTTTCCCTTCAAAGTTTCCGTCAGCCGTTATATCATAAACCTTGCAGAAAAATTCCCCGTCTTTTTCACCGAGCACATCTAAAATTTCCTCTTTCGACCAAACATAATATTTCCCTTCTTCCCCTTCGCTGTCCGCATCAATGGCCGAAAAGAAGGCACCTTCTTCATTCGTCATTTCTCTCGTGATAAACTCAATGATTTGCTCAGCAATTTCCTTTTATTTATTGTTTTTTGTCACTTGATAAGCTTCGGAATACGTATAAAGAAGTAGTGCATTATCATAAAGCATTTTTTCAAAATGTGGAACGAGCCACATCGCATCAACCGAATATCTGGCAAAACCGAACCCAATATGATCATAAATACCGCCATTCGCCATTGAAACGAGCGTATTTTCAACCATTTTCAATGCCATTTCCTTGCCGGACCATTTATAATACTTCAGCAAAAACATAAGATTGTGCGGAATCGGAAATTTCGGCGCATCTCCAAATCCGCCGTAAACGCTGTTAAAGCTGCCGGCAAGCTGCTGATACGTTTTATGTAAAACATCCGCTGAAGGCAATTCCACACTTGATTCCCTTGCCGATTGTTTCAAAGCTTCCGCCGCATCAGTTGCAATC from Bacillus methanolicus includes these protein-coding regions:
- a CDS encoding thioredoxin domain-containing protein; amino-acid sequence: MERESFEDEEVAKLLNERFVSIKVDREERPDIDSIYMNICQMMNGHGGWPLSVFMTPDQKPFFAGTYFPKESRYGVPGFKEVIIQLYDQYMKNRDHIEKIATDAAEALKQSARESSVELPSADVLHKTYQQLAGSFNSVYGGFGDAPKFPIPHNLMFLLKYYKWSGKEMALKMVENTLVSMANGGIYDHIGFGFARYSVDAMWLVPHFEKMLYDNALLLYTYSEAYQVTKNNK
- a CDS encoding thioredoxin domain-containing protein; translation: MTNEEGAFFSAIDADSEGEEGKYYVWSKEEILDVLGEKDGEFFCKVYDITADGNFEGKNIPNLIHTNIVKTFAEAGLKLAEGKAKLEESRQKLFEKRQERVYPHLDDKILTSWNALMIAGLAKAGQAFQNKDYVEKAEKALRFIEEKLVVNGELMARYRDGESKFNAYLDDWAFLLWALLELYEATFSMEYLDKARNTAEKMKKHFWDELDGGFYFTRSDGEVLIVREKQVYDGALPSGNSAAAVSLLRLGHFTGETKWFDIVDEMHRFFKHDVESYGPGHTFLLQSLLLKEFPMREVVIVGTPEKRSELAGIIQKAYTPELAPLTSNNQEELEKIYERGYAATDSDLTVYICENFTCQQPLNDLKDVLKELKIAND